A DNA window from Niabella yanshanensis contains the following coding sequences:
- a CDS encoding DUF3857 domain-containing protein: protein MKKMVVLLILIVLAYSSQAQYAVKEIPEALTSNAHLVKRLDDIRVEIKSPGKAYYYRHYVYTIMNEAAERYAYFVDYYDKFREINNISGTLYDASGNKIKNVKKKDIADESGTSRNNLADDARYKVHNFYHKSYPYTVEYEVEGEMKGIFNLPEWQPVPAPEVAVEKSSLTVITPKDYTLRYKELLYSGNVLTKDEKSGKIYQWQLNSEAAKPAEAYAPEWDHISTRVIIAPSLFEFGGYSGEMSNWQNFGKFMLSLYSGRDILPADIKAKVHQLTDHLKNNQEKVATLYRFMQDNTHYISIQLGIGGWQPLDATYVANNKYGDCKALSNYMVALLNEAGIKANNVLIKAGEDETDILSDFPSNQFNHVVVCVPNGKDTTWLECTSQTVAPGYMGSFTGNREALLVSENGSTIVRTPVYRKENNLQIRNVKAAIDANGKLTAKVSTTSTGLQQDNLHSLINNSTPDEQKKRLQGLFTLSNYEVPAFSYLESREAPVPSLNETLELVANDYANITGKRLFLRPNIVSTYTSKLAETEKRTHDIVCTYAFIDKDTVHITIPEGYEIESMPPPVKLNNQFGAYHVSYKIEGRSILLIRSYERNAGTFPAKDYTGFVDFYNKIYKADQARMVFVKKED from the coding sequence ATGAAAAAAATGGTTGTGCTCCTTATTTTGATCGTCCTGGCTTACAGCAGCCAGGCGCAATATGCAGTTAAAGAAATACCTGAAGCTTTGACCTCAAATGCCCACCTGGTAAAAAGGCTGGACGATATACGCGTGGAGATAAAAAGCCCTGGTAAGGCTTATTATTACAGGCACTATGTTTATACGATTATGAATGAGGCCGCGGAACGCTATGCCTATTTTGTTGATTACTATGACAAATTCAGGGAGATCAACAACATATCAGGTACGCTTTACGATGCATCGGGCAATAAAATAAAAAATGTAAAGAAAAAAGATATAGCCGATGAAAGTGGCACCAGCAGAAATAACCTGGCCGATGACGCACGTTACAAAGTGCATAACTTTTATCATAAAAGCTATCCTTACACCGTTGAGTACGAAGTTGAAGGTGAAATGAAAGGTATTTTCAATTTACCGGAGTGGCAACCTGTACCAGCCCCGGAAGTAGCGGTAGAAAAATCCTCGTTAACGGTTATTACACCTAAAGATTATACGCTCCGTTATAAGGAACTTCTTTATTCAGGTAATGTACTCACCAAAGATGAGAAGTCGGGTAAGATCTATCAATGGCAACTCAATAGTGAAGCTGCAAAACCAGCCGAGGCCTATGCCCCTGAGTGGGACCATATTTCGACCCGTGTTATTATTGCGCCTTCCCTTTTTGAATTTGGCGGTTATAGTGGTGAAATGAGCAACTGGCAGAATTTTGGTAAGTTCATGCTATCGCTCTACAGTGGTCGCGATATACTGCCTGCCGATATTAAAGCTAAAGTACACCAGCTTACTGATCATTTAAAAAACAACCAGGAAAAGGTAGCTACCCTGTACCGTTTTATGCAGGATAACACACATTATATCAGTATCCAGCTGGGGATTGGAGGTTGGCAGCCGTTGGACGCTACTTACGTAGCCAATAACAAATATGGCGATTGCAAAGCGCTCTCTAACTACATGGTAGCATTACTTAATGAGGCTGGGATAAAAGCCAACAATGTTCTGATAAAAGCCGGTGAAGATGAAACGGATATTTTAAGTGATTTCCCATCCAACCAGTTCAATCATGTGGTTGTTTGTGTACCAAACGGTAAGGATACTACCTGGCTGGAATGCACCAGTCAAACAGTAGCGCCGGGCTATATGGGATCCTTCACCGGGAACAGGGAAGCTCTTTTGGTAAGTGAAAATGGCAGCACTATTGTTCGTACACCGGTTTATCGAAAAGAAAATAATTTGCAGATCCGCAACGTGAAAGCCGCTATTGATGCCAACGGTAAACTCACCGCAAAAGTGAGTACCACCAGCACAGGATTGCAGCAGGACAACCTGCATTCGTTGATCAATAACAGCACTCCTGACGAGCAGAAGAAGAGACTGCAAGGCCTTTTCACGCTGTCTAATTATGAAGTCCCTGCTTTCTCCTATTTAGAAAGCCGGGAGGCCCCGGTACCAAGCTTGAACGAGACATTGGAGCTTGTTGCAAACGACTATGCCAACATTACAGGCAAGCGCTTATTCCTGCGTCCGAATATTGTTTCCACCTATACATCCAAACTTGCGGAAACCGAAAAAAGAACGCACGATATCGTATGTACTTACGCTTTCATTGATAAAGACACGGTGCATATCACTATTCCAGAAGGTTACGAGATAGAATCCATGCCACCACCTGTTAAATTGAACAATCAATTTGGCGCTTACCATGTTTCTTATAAAATTGAAGGCCGTTCTATTCTACTGATACGCAGTTACGAGCGTAATGCCGGCACTTTCCCCGCAAAAGACTATACCGGTTTTGTAGATTTTTATAATAAGATCTACAAAGCAGACCAGGCAAGGATGGTTTTTGTAAAAAAGGAAGACTAG
- a CDS encoding DUF3857 domain-containing protein, whose amino-acid sequence MISIIRVAMLSICCFAVQYISAQGKNPVKFGKVSVADFNITSPAIDTSSNAVILADVGSSILEGNNKGFFSLKYTHLRRVKIINKKGMDAADVSISLYTSGDAEEKLDECKAITYNLENGEVKQTKLESNGIFKEKLSKNTIVKKFTFPNVKEGSILEYTYTVISDFLTHLRPWEFQGTSWPRVYSEYTVKIPQFFSYVFLAQGYIPLKSENSSKMQSYNISEQNGTQASRQFSLSGYENNNRWIARDVPALREENYTSTIENHLSKIDFQLKQTEFPGQTPTEYIGSWAKAAENMLKREDFGNEITRANLWLNDDIKTIADGANSNPEKIRRLYDFVRDNFTATYNAGLFLNDNTTLKDIFRKKSGNVAEINLLLIAMLRNAGATANPVMISTRGHGWAHPVYPLMTKYNYLVCETFVDGEPVYLDASRPKMGFGKLSPDCYNGAGFVVKPQPVNISFEADSVLERKVTMIFLTQDDKNGLKGFFKSTPGYYESTNLRNKLATQSMDDLVKNIKKSYSFPVTIKKPFVDSLNKFDYPVSIGYDIGFDFEDQEIVYLNPMFSEITGKNPFSAADRKYPVEMPFRISENYVLNMDIPKGYKVDEIPKSARVRLNENDGMFEYLVSATDKKIMLNCRIDIKKANFPAEDYQSLREFFGYVTKKQSEQIVLKKIK is encoded by the coding sequence ATGATATCTATAATTCGTGTGGCAATGCTCAGCATCTGCTGCTTTGCTGTACAGTACATTTCTGCCCAGGGCAAAAACCCTGTTAAATTCGGGAAAGTATCCGTAGCCGATTTCAATATTACGTCGCCGGCAATTGATACTTCGAGCAATGCCGTTATCCTTGCCGATGTGGGCAGCTCCATACTGGAAGGGAATAATAAAGGATTTTTCTCGCTCAAATACACACACCTGAGACGGGTTAAAATTATTAATAAAAAAGGTATGGATGCCGCCGATGTGTCTATTTCCCTGTACACATCCGGTGATGCCGAAGAAAAACTGGATGAATGCAAAGCTATAACCTATAATCTTGAAAATGGCGAGGTAAAACAAACCAAACTGGAAAGCAATGGCATCTTCAAAGAAAAGCTTAGCAAGAACACTATAGTAAAAAAGTTTACATTTCCTAATGTAAAAGAAGGATCCATATTAGAATACACTTATACCGTCATATCAGATTTTCTTACCCATTTGAGACCCTGGGAGTTCCAGGGTACCAGCTGGCCACGTGTTTACTCTGAATATACAGTAAAGATTCCCCAATTTTTTAGCTATGTATTCCTGGCACAGGGATATATTCCACTGAAGAGTGAGAATAGCAGTAAAATGCAGTCGTACAATATTTCGGAGCAAAATGGCACGCAGGCATCCAGGCAGTTTTCATTGAGCGGCTATGAAAACAACAACCGTTGGATTGCCCGGGATGTGCCTGCGCTCAGGGAAGAGAACTATACCTCAACCATTGAAAATCACCTATCAAAAATCGACTTCCAGCTAAAGCAAACGGAGTTTCCCGGGCAAACGCCGACAGAATATATTGGAAGTTGGGCCAAAGCCGCTGAGAACATGTTGAAAAGAGAGGACTTTGGTAATGAAATTACCCGGGCCAACCTTTGGTTGAATGACGATATCAAAACTATTGCTGACGGAGCTAACTCCAACCCGGAAAAAATAAGACGGCTGTATGACTTCGTCCGGGACAATTTTACTGCTACCTATAACGCCGGATTATTTCTTAACGACAATACAACCCTGAAAGATATCTTCCGGAAAAAAAGTGGTAACGTGGCAGAGATCAACTTGTTACTGATAGCCATGTTACGTAATGCTGGCGCAACGGCCAACCCTGTAATGATCAGCACCAGGGGACATGGATGGGCACATCCTGTGTATCCCTTGATGACCAAGTATAACTACCTGGTATGTGAGACATTTGTAGATGGGGAGCCCGTTTACCTGGACGCATCCCGGCCGAAAATGGGCTTTGGGAAATTGTCACCCGATTGCTACAATGGAGCAGGTTTTGTAGTAAAGCCACAGCCAGTCAATATATCTTTTGAAGCCGACTCTGTTCTTGAACGTAAGGTAACGATGATCTTTTTGACCCAGGATGATAAAAACGGTCTTAAAGGATTTTTTAAATCTACTCCTGGTTATTATGAATCTACCAATCTTAGAAACAAATTAGCAACGCAAAGCATGGACGACCTTGTAAAGAATATCAAAAAGAGCTACTCCTTCCCGGTAACCATTAAAAAACCATTTGTCGACTCATTGAATAAGTTTGATTATCCGGTGTCTATCGGTTATGACATCGGCTTTGATTTTGAAGACCAGGAGATTGTATACCTGAATCCGATGTTCTCGGAGATCACCGGTAAAAACCCCTTTAGCGCAGCCGACAGGAAATACCCGGTGGAGATGCCTTTTAGAATTTCAGAAAACTATGTCCTTAATATGGACATTCCTAAAGGATACAAGGTGGATGAAATACCCAAATCGGCCAGGGTAAGGTTAAACGAAAATGATGGCATGTTTGAATACCTAGTGTCAGCCACTGATAAAAAAATAATGCTGAATTGCAGGATCGATATTAAAAAAGCTAATTTTCCTGCAGAGGACTACCAGTCGCTTCGCGAATTCTTTGGTTATGTTACGAAAAAGCAAAGCGAACAGATTGTTTTGAAAAAAATAAAATAG
- a CDS encoding c-type cytochrome: MLQKKISFVMLVVSCLLMVGFVNTVPGKERNFKVLPKDISDEKLDSLMVTYNKGLGVTCDFCHVQEIKNGDTTLNFASDDNPVKEEGRRMMRLTIDINKNYFNYDTKVHPAFLTRISCNTCHKGNAYPEGN; this comes from the coding sequence ATGCTTCAAAAAAAAATATCATTTGTGATGCTGGTAGTCAGCTGTTTGCTGATGGTGGGATTTGTAAATACGGTGCCCGGCAAAGAACGCAATTTCAAGGTTTTACCTAAGGATATCAGTGATGAAAAGCTGGACAGCCTGATGGTGACCTATAACAAGGGCCTGGGTGTAACCTGTGATTTCTGCCATGTACAGGAAATAAAAAATGGAGATACTACCCTGAATTTTGCTTCAGATGATAACCCGGTAAAAGAAGAAGGCAGGCGCATGATGCGACTCACTATTGATATCAATAAGAACTATTTTAATTACGACACCAAAGTGCATCCCGCTTTTTTGACCCGTATCAGCTGTAATACCTGCCATAAGGGAAATGCCTATCCCGAGGGGAACTAA
- a CDS encoding L-threonylcarbamoyladenylate synthase has product MLLRIHPKDPQERLIKQVAETLRNGGIIVYPTDTIYGLGCDIYQTKAIEQICRIKQIDPRKAQLSFVCCDLSHLSDFARQISNTTYRVLKEHLPGPYTFILPASKQVPKILQSKKDTIGLRVPNNKIVHELVKELGHPILSTTLPGDFVEDYTDPEIIYDKYKNLVDLVVDGGIGGSEPSTIINCVDDAYEVIRMGAGEWEE; this is encoded by the coding sequence ATGCTTCTCCGTATCCATCCCAAAGATCCACAGGAACGCCTGATTAAACAGGTAGCAGAAACCCTGCGTAATGGAGGTATCATCGTTTATCCAACTGATACCATTTATGGCTTGGGCTGCGATATTTATCAGACCAAGGCTATTGAGCAGATCTGTCGCATCAAACAGATAGATCCCAGGAAAGCCCAGCTATCTTTTGTATGCTGTGACCTGAGCCACCTGAGCGACTTTGCAAGGCAGATATCCAATACTACTTACCGCGTTTTAAAAGAACATCTTCCCGGACCTTATACTTTTATCTTACCTGCCAGCAAACAGGTACCTAAGATATTGCAGAGTAAAAAAGACACTATCGGCCTGCGGGTACCCAATAATAAAATCGTTCATGAGTTGGTTAAAGAACTGGGCCATCCTATTCTAAGCACGACCCTTCCGGGTGACTTTGTCGAAGACTACACTGATCCTGAGATTATTTATGATAAATATAAGAACCTGGTAGATCTAGTAGTAGACGGAGGCATTGGTGGCAGCGAGCCATCCACGATCATTAACTGTGTTGACGACGCTTACGAAGTAATCAGGATGGGTGCAGGTGAATGGGAAGAATAA
- a CDS encoding 2-oxoacid:ferredoxin oxidoreductase subunit beta, with amino-acid sequence MSEVLAPTLTAKDFATDQEVRWCPGCGDYSILAQVQRIMPGLGIPKENIVFISGIGCSSRFPYYMNTYGMHSIHGRATAIASGLKAARPELSVWIVSGDGDSLSIGGNHTIHLLRRNFDVNLLVFNNQIYGLTKGQYSPTSEENKITKSTPFGSIDHPFNPAALALGADASFVARTMDRDPKHMQAMLLRANGHRGASFLEIYQNCNIFNDGAFEIFTEKSTKPLETLFLEQGKPLVFGAEGNKGLRLDGFKPQVVTIGEGYSADDLWIHDEQDIYKAQILTRIFDDPTIEGHLPRPFGVFYETDRPCYEEMMALQLEDAIARKAPDLNALLRGKETWTVA; translated from the coding sequence ATGTCAGAAGTTTTAGCGCCCACATTAACAGCAAAAGATTTCGCTACAGACCAGGAGGTAAGGTGGTGTCCCGGTTGCGGCGATTACTCCATATTAGCACAGGTTCAGCGTATTATGCCGGGCCTGGGCATTCCTAAAGAGAATATTGTATTTATATCGGGTATTGGCTGCAGCAGCCGTTTCCCATATTATATGAACACTTATGGCATGCACTCCATTCATGGCAGGGCTACTGCCATTGCCAGTGGTTTAAAAGCCGCAAGGCCTGAGCTGAGCGTTTGGATCGTGAGTGGTGACGGCGATAGCCTGAGTATCGGGGGCAACCATACTATTCATCTTTTAAGACGCAATTTCGACGTTAACTTACTGGTTTTCAACAACCAGATCTATGGTTTAACCAAGGGGCAATACTCTCCCACTTCAGAAGAAAATAAGATAACCAAGTCGACTCCTTTTGGCAGCATCGATCATCCTTTTAATCCTGCGGCCCTTGCATTAGGCGCTGATGCCAGTTTTGTGGCCAGAACCATGGATCGCGATCCTAAACATATGCAGGCCATGCTTTTAAGAGCTAACGGCCATAGGGGAGCCTCTTTCCTGGAGATCTACCAGAACTGCAATATCTTTAATGACGGGGCTTTTGAAATTTTTACTGAAAAAAGTACGAAGCCATTGGAGACCTTATTCCTGGAGCAAGGCAAGCCCCTGGTATTTGGAGCAGAAGGTAATAAAGGTTTAAGATTGGATGGATTTAAACCGCAGGTAGTAACCATTGGCGAAGGATACAGCGCAGATGACCTTTGGATACATGACGAACAGGACATTTACAAAGCACAGATATTAACCCGCATTTTTGACGATCCTACTATTGAAGGTCATTTACCAAGACCATTTGGTGTATTCTACGAAACAGACCGCCCTTGTTACGAAGAAATGATGGCACTTCAGCTCGAGGATGCTATTGCCCGCAAAGCTCCGGACCTGAATGCTTTATTGAGAGGTAAGGAAACCTGGACGGTGGCGTAA
- a CDS encoding glycoside hydrolase family 25 protein has translation MPRKKTYNYNNIKLIVSAVFIVALVIGLLQWINSRKVKFVHYEAFGIDMPVAFSIHGIDVSRYQKKIAWQGVKEMNVANIQLNFAFIKATEGVTLTDKQFRYNWRQSKKHEVPRGAYHFFVPSLDPVQQAKYFISRVKLEKGDLPPVLDAEVAGILPVNVFRARIQAWLDLVEAHYKVKPVIYTNAAFYEKYMGPGFNEYPLWVAHYYERKSPRISRPWTFWQHNDKGNVNGIDAKVDFNVFNGDIIAFNELLIQ, from the coding sequence ATGCCGCGTAAAAAGACATACAACTACAATAATATCAAGCTAATTGTTTCAGCGGTTTTTATAGTGGCTTTAGTTATTGGCCTGCTTCAATGGATCAATTCCAGGAAAGTAAAGTTTGTACACTATGAGGCATTTGGTATTGATATGCCGGTGGCATTCTCCATTCACGGTATAGACGTCTCGCGCTACCAGAAAAAAATTGCCTGGCAGGGAGTGAAAGAGATGAATGTTGCGAATATCCAGCTCAATTTTGCTTTTATAAAAGCTACTGAAGGCGTGACGCTTACTGATAAGCAATTCAGGTACAACTGGCGGCAATCTAAAAAACATGAAGTTCCCAGGGGGGCATACCATTTTTTTGTGCCGAGCCTGGATCCTGTTCAACAGGCCAAATACTTTATATCGCGGGTGAAACTTGAAAAAGGAGACCTGCCCCCGGTGCTCGACGCAGAAGTGGCGGGTATATTACCTGTGAATGTGTTTCGTGCGCGTATACAGGCATGGCTGGATTTAGTGGAAGCACATTACAAGGTAAAGCCTGTTATATATACCAACGCTGCATTTTATGAAAAATATATGGGCCCCGGGTTTAATGAATATCCTTTATGGGTGGCCCACTACTATGAGCGTAAAAGTCCCCGGATCAGCCGCCCCTGGACCTTCTGGCAGCATAATGATAAAGGGAATGTAAATGGTATTGATGCCAAAGTAGACTTTAATGTGTTTAATGGCGATATTATAGCCTTCAATGAGCTATTGATTCAATAA